The Amycolatopsis mongoliensis genome includes a window with the following:
- a CDS encoding RHS repeat-associated core domain-containing protein produces the protein MDGRGTARTFTYDGANRLSSEIQPVSATASITTSFGYDAAGNRTRFTDGRGNPTITRYNSWNLPEALVEPATAAYTADADRTFTSVYDAAGRPVTQTQPGGVTVSAGYDDDGNLVSQSGSGADAATATRTFGYDPGGRMTSAATAEAGVTGHSDHQAASNETFTYNDRGGLLTASGSAGSSSFAYNTDGLMTSRTDAAGTTSYGYDSADRLSTITDAATGGTQTLSYNTLNQVSGVKYGTGNARTFSYDGLHRLTGDALKTAGGAAIASVTYGYDANSNLTSKTTAGFAGSAANTYTYDLADRLASWNNGVSSVAYGYDASGNRTQVGSSTYIYDERNELTSDGSNTYSYSARGTLRQRASSTGTLVSASDAFGQMIVQGTQSFAYDALQRNLTDTTIATGTATTFSFSGMGNAIASDGTSTYSRDPGGGLVGIATGGAGAFAFVDQHTDVVGTFTASGSALDGSTAYDPFGNVLASATPKGQLGYQSGWTDRSTGNVNMAARWYNPAVGQFMNRDTVSNSPVPNPMEANKFAYVDGNPMTGTDPSGHGWWGDAWSAFTDHVLAPAASFVYHQVIQPAAHVVNTYVVQPLVHAAVATYHVVRDGYHAAVRLVKNTYHRAVRFVKHVYHAAVHAVKTAYHYVAKVVAHAAVSAAKTVGHAVATAAVAVGHAAASAASHVATFAKEHASTIAGIAAGVVVGLACTAATGGTAVVGCAALGGAVGSAVSYGMDCHKQGTCSVGGAVEAVGLGALGGALGGALAGPLGGKLVSDALSGVLPEVATQGLVGAGSGAISGGVTAMAGYGMNCGRSCSVSGALSAAGSGAVAGGVGGAAFGALGGLRARGRSSAEEPSACPVHSFLASTKVLLADGSSKPISSLKVGDRIANSQPGKPGLEAHPVDRVIVTETDHDFVDLKVKPSRVRRAVGRAVAGLAVAAAVVTGGAATASAAPATVTTTYHHPFYDVTRGEFVEAVDLQVGDRLQTADGGEATVEEVTPYHSTEVTYDLTIDELHTYYVYAGDTPVLIHNCNETFQTRSEAKGAAYDRAGVPRDAEPDATWTVGSDVTQRGMPGYRFDPNPGAHGNCEQFETENGSRVIAEHVNDPNAPYPHFHAGQPKQAPTRDGVNFGWDTTSDFERYSPVGGSHHLYYEGE, from the coding sequence GTGGACGGACGCGGTACCGCGCGGACGTTCACCTACGACGGCGCGAACCGGCTTTCGAGTGAGATCCAGCCGGTGTCGGCGACGGCGTCGATCACCACGTCGTTCGGGTACGACGCGGCGGGCAACCGGACCCGGTTCACCGACGGCCGCGGCAACCCGACGATCACCCGCTACAACTCCTGGAACCTGCCCGAGGCGCTGGTCGAGCCGGCGACGGCCGCCTACACCGCCGACGCCGACCGGACGTTCACGTCGGTCTACGACGCGGCGGGGCGCCCGGTCACGCAGACCCAGCCGGGCGGGGTGACCGTGTCGGCGGGCTACGACGACGACGGGAACCTGGTCAGCCAGTCCGGCAGCGGCGCCGACGCGGCGACCGCGACCCGGACGTTCGGCTACGACCCAGGCGGGCGGATGACCTCGGCCGCCACGGCGGAGGCGGGCGTCACCGGCCATTCGGACCACCAGGCGGCGTCGAACGAGACGTTCACCTACAACGACCGCGGCGGGCTGCTGACGGCGAGCGGTTCGGCGGGATCGTCGTCGTTCGCCTACAACACCGACGGCCTGATGACCTCGCGCACCGACGCGGCGGGCACCACGTCGTACGGCTACGACAGCGCCGACCGGCTCTCGACCATCACCGACGCGGCCACCGGCGGCACGCAGACCCTGAGCTACAACACGCTCAACCAGGTCAGCGGGGTGAAGTACGGCACGGGCAACGCGCGGACGTTCTCCTACGACGGCCTGCACCGCCTGACCGGCGACGCGCTGAAGACGGCCGGGGGAGCGGCGATCGCGTCGGTGACCTACGGCTACGACGCGAACAGCAACCTGACGTCGAAGACGACGGCCGGCTTCGCGGGTTCGGCGGCGAACACCTACACCTACGACCTGGCCGACCGGCTGGCGTCGTGGAACAACGGCGTGAGCTCGGTGGCCTACGGCTACGACGCTTCGGGCAACCGGACCCAGGTGGGCTCGTCGACGTACATCTACGACGAGCGCAACGAACTGACGTCGGACGGCTCGAACACCTACAGCTACAGCGCGCGCGGAACGCTGCGGCAGCGCGCGTCGTCGACCGGCACGCTGGTGTCCGCTTCGGACGCGTTCGGCCAGATGATCGTCCAGGGCACGCAGAGCTTCGCGTACGACGCGCTGCAGCGGAACCTGACCGACACGACGATCGCGACGGGGACGGCGACGACGTTCTCCTTCTCGGGTATGGGCAACGCGATCGCCTCGGACGGCACGTCGACCTACAGCCGGGATCCGGGTGGCGGGCTGGTCGGCATCGCCACCGGCGGTGCCGGGGCGTTCGCGTTCGTCGACCAGCACACCGACGTCGTCGGGACGTTCACCGCCTCGGGGTCCGCTTTGGACGGTTCGACGGCCTACGACCCGTTCGGGAACGTGCTGGCTTCGGCAACCCCGAAGGGACAGCTGGGGTACCAGTCGGGCTGGACCGACCGGTCGACGGGGAACGTGAACATGGCGGCCCGCTGGTACAACCCGGCGGTCGGGCAGTTCATGAACCGGGACACGGTGTCGAACAGCCCGGTGCCGAACCCGATGGAGGCGAACAAGTTCGCCTACGTCGACGGCAACCCGATGACGGGGACGGACCCGTCCGGGCACGGCTGGTGGGGCGACGCGTGGTCGGCCTTCACCGACCACGTGCTGGCCCCGGCGGCGTCGTTCGTCTACCACCAGGTGATCCAGCCGGCGGCGCACGTGGTCAACACGTACGTGGTGCAGCCGCTGGTGCACGCGGCGGTGGCGACGTACCACGTGGTCCGGGACGGCTACCACGCGGCGGTGCGGCTGGTGAAGAACACCTATCACCGCGCGGTGCGGTTCGTGAAGCACGTGTACCACGCGGCGGTCCACGCGGTGAAGACGGCGTACCACTACGTGGCGAAGGTGGTGGCGCACGCGGCGGTGTCGGCGGCGAAGACGGTCGGGCACGCGGTGGCGACGGCGGCGGTGGCGGTCGGTCACGCGGCGGCCTCGGCGGCGTCGCACGTGGCGACGTTCGCGAAGGAGCACGCGTCGACGATCGCGGGCATCGCGGCGGGTGTGGTGGTCGGGCTCGCGTGCACGGCGGCCACCGGGGGAACCGCTGTGGTCGGCTGTGCGGCCCTGGGTGGCGCGGTCGGCAGCGCGGTGTCGTACGGGATGGACTGTCACAAGCAGGGCACCTGTTCGGTCGGTGGCGCGGTCGAGGCGGTCGGGCTGGGCGCGTTGGGCGGTGCTCTGGGTGGTGCGTTGGCGGGTCCGCTGGGTGGCAAGCTGGTGTCGGACGCGTTGAGCGGTGTGTTGCCGGAGGTGGCGACTCAGGGCCTGGTCGGTGCTGGTTCGGGGGCGATCAGCGGTGGCGTGACAGCGATGGCCGGCTACGGGATGAACTGCGGCCGGAGTTGCTCGGTGAGTGGTGCGTTGTCGGCGGCTGGGTCGGGTGCGGTGGCCGGTGGTGTCGGTGGGGCGGCGTTCGGGGCGCTGGGTGGTTTGCGGGCTCGGGGTCGTAGTTCGGCGGAGGAGCCGTCGGCCTGCCCGGTCCACAGCTTCCTCGCGTCCACGAAGGTCCTGCTGGCTGATGGCTCTTCCAAGCCGATTTCCTCGCTGAAGGTGGGCGATCGGATCGCGAACTCGCAGCCGGGGAAGCCGGGGCTGGAGGCGCACCCGGTGGACCGGGTGATCGTGACGGAGACGGACCACGACTTCGTCGATCTGAAGGTCAAGCCGAGCCGGGTCCGTCGCGCGGTCGGCCGTGCGGTGGCGGGTCTGGCTGTGGCCGCGGCCGTGGTCACGGGTGGCGCGGCCACGGCGTCGGCAGCTCCGGCGACCGTGACGACGACGTATCACCACCCGTTCTACGACGTCACGCGTGGCGAGTTCGTCGAAGCGGTCGACTTGCAGGTGGGTGACCGTCTGCAGACCGCGGACGGCGGCGAGGCGACGGTCGAGGAGGTGACGCCGTACCACTCGACGGAGGTCACCTACGACCTGACCATCGACGAGCTGCACACGTACTATGTGTATGCCGGTGACACTCCGGTCCTCATCCACAACTGCAATGAGACGTTCCAAACTCGGAGCGAAGCTAAAGGTGCTGCATATGATAGAGCGGGTGTGCCGAGGGATGCTGAGCCGGATGCAACATGGACTGTCGGTAGTGACGTGACACAGCGAGGCATGCCTGGTTATCGTTTCGATCCGAATCCTGGTGCGCACGGGAATTGCGAGCAGTTCGAGACCGAGAATGGTTCGCGTGTCATCGCTGAGCATGTCAATGACCCGAATGCGCCGTATCCGCACTTTCATGCTGGTCAGCCAAAACAAGCGCCCACTCGTGACGGAGTGAATTTCGGCTGGGACACGACGTCTGACTTCGAACGGTATTCGCCGGTTGGCGGCAGTCATCACTTGTATTATGAAGGCGAGTAG
- a CDS encoding PadR family transcriptional regulator, translating into MEMSAGAGRMFGGFGGGFGGHGPGVAGHHVHGGFGHPGPARPDHAEGPGGRGHPAHGHGRPGPGEEPGGHGVADHGEEPGGPGHPDLGHGHPGPGEDHPAHPGHGHFGHGPGGLGHPDLGHGLPGHFGPLDHGGFGHPDPGHGLPGHSGPPDHGGFGHPEHGHGIPGHEDWDAGPELARGGFPPHPPHPPQPPGAPGGPGFPGFPGGPGSFGGHGGWFGGAGPFQRVREFRGGGRAPARPVRPAVLALLAEQPMHGYQLMQEIRRRTNDRWRPSPGSVYPILQQLEDEGLVHTAETGGRRVAELTDAGREHVAGREAEFAALWAEPEEEPGADRFAELWHALGELSGAAAQVGYSGTEAQVAEVKKILADARRRVYAVLADAGLEDEDA; encoded by the coding sequence ATGGAGATGAGCGCGGGAGCAGGACGCATGTTCGGCGGCTTCGGGGGCGGCTTCGGTGGCCACGGGCCCGGGGTGGCCGGTCACCACGTCCACGGCGGTTTCGGGCACCCGGGGCCGGCCCGGCCGGACCACGCGGAAGGGCCGGGTGGCCGCGGCCATCCGGCGCACGGGCACGGCCGTCCCGGCCCCGGGGAAGAGCCGGGCGGCCACGGCGTCGCGGACCACGGGGAGGAGCCCGGCGGCCCGGGGCACCCGGATCTCGGCCACGGCCACCCTGGTCCCGGCGAGGACCATCCGGCGCACCCGGGCCACGGCCACTTCGGTCACGGTCCCGGCGGCCTCGGCCACCCGGACCTGGGTCACGGTCTGCCGGGTCACTTCGGACCGCTGGACCACGGCGGCTTCGGGCACCCGGATCCGGGTCACGGCCTGCCGGGTCACTCCGGGCCCCCGGACCACGGCGGCTTCGGCCACCCCGAGCACGGCCACGGCATCCCCGGTCACGAGGACTGGGACGCCGGCCCCGAGCTGGCGCGCGGCGGGTTCCCGCCCCACCCGCCGCACCCACCCCAACCGCCGGGAGCGCCGGGTGGGCCCGGGTTTCCCGGCTTCCCCGGTGGCCCCGGTTCCTTCGGCGGTCACGGTGGCTGGTTCGGCGGCGCCGGGCCGTTCCAGCGGGTGCGGGAGTTCCGGGGCGGCGGGCGCGCGCCGGCCCGGCCGGTGCGGCCGGCCGTGCTGGCGCTGCTCGCCGAGCAGCCGATGCACGGCTACCAGCTGATGCAGGAGATCCGGCGCCGCACGAACGACCGATGGCGGCCGAGCCCCGGCTCCGTCTACCCGATCCTGCAGCAGCTGGAGGACGAGGGCCTGGTCCACACGGCCGAGACCGGTGGCCGCCGCGTCGCCGAGCTCACCGACGCCGGCCGCGAGCACGTCGCCGGGCGGGAGGCGGAGTTCGCCGCCCTGTGGGCCGAGCCCGAGGAAGAGCCCGGCGCCGACCGCTTCGCCGAGCTGTGGCACGCGCTGGGGGAGCTGTCCGGCGCGGCCGCCCAGGTCGGCTACAGCGGAACGGAAGCCCAGGTGGCCGAGGTGAAGAAGATCCTCGCCGACGCCCGCCGCCGCGTCTACGCGGTGCTGGCCGACGCCGGCCTGGAGGACGAGGACGCCTGA
- a CDS encoding LysR family transcriptional regulator — protein sequence MSGPDLDSLRLLVLVDDLGSIGQAAGALGIAQPSASKRLSTLERQLGLSLVDRTRRGSALTPDGRVIAGWAHRVLAEVDGLRTGAEALRTQRGAKLRVAASMTLAEHFVPAWIGEVKRTGPDTYVGLEVVNSGHVADLVTGGRVDLGFVESPGPWPGLSTRRVASDRLVVVVPAGHPWARRRRPLTAAELAATPLVVREPGSGTRETVEAALRRAGVGAVTPLLELGSASAVRNAVIAGAGPAVISELDVVREVAGRRLVPVAVAGVELGRVLRAVWPAGRRLTGPAAELLTLAVKSGAA from the coding sequence ATGAGTGGACCTGATCTCGACTCGCTGCGCCTGCTGGTGCTCGTCGACGACCTCGGCAGCATCGGCCAGGCGGCCGGGGCGCTCGGCATCGCCCAGCCATCGGCGAGCAAACGGCTGTCCACTTTGGAGCGACAGCTGGGACTTTCCCTGGTGGACCGGACCCGCCGCGGCTCGGCGCTGACCCCGGACGGCCGGGTGATCGCCGGCTGGGCGCACCGCGTGCTGGCCGAAGTGGACGGACTGCGCACGGGCGCGGAGGCGCTGCGGACCCAGCGCGGCGCGAAGCTGCGGGTCGCGGCGAGCATGACGCTGGCCGAGCACTTCGTGCCCGCGTGGATCGGCGAGGTGAAGCGGACCGGGCCGGACACCTACGTCGGGCTCGAGGTGGTGAACTCCGGGCACGTCGCCGACCTGGTCACGGGCGGCCGGGTGGACCTCGGCTTCGTCGAGTCGCCGGGGCCGTGGCCGGGCCTGTCCACGCGGCGGGTCGCGTCGGACCGGCTCGTCGTGGTGGTCCCGGCCGGGCACCCGTGGGCGCGCCGGCGGCGTCCGCTCACGGCTGCCGAGCTGGCGGCGACGCCGCTGGTGGTGCGGGAGCCGGGCTCGGGGACGCGCGAAACGGTCGAGGCGGCGTTGCGCCGGGCCGGGGTGGGGGCGGTGACGCCGTTGCTGGAGCTGGGATCGGCGTCCGCGGTGCGGAACGCGGTGATCGCCGGCGCCGGGCCGGCGGTGATCAGCGAGCTGGACGTGGTGCGCGAGGTCGCGGGCCGGCGGCTGGTCCCGGTCGCGGTGGCCGGGGTCGAGCTCGGCCGGGTGCTGCGGGCGGTGTGGCCGGCGGGCCGTCGCTTGACGGGCCCGGCGGCGGAGCTGCTGACGCTGGCGGTCAAGTCCGGGGCGGCTTGA
- a CDS encoding class I SAM-dependent methyltransferase, producing the protein MEEKDFAAHLTATMTGSALTMLIGVGHRTGLFEAAARGPATSGELAGRAGLQERYVREWLGAMVTGGIFTLEAGQYAFPPEHAKFLLGETASNLMPSLLTLSAFTGILPDLERAFAEGGGVPRSAYGPHLETLGAKTGDSWKHVYREHLVDGFFGAVPGLKERLTAGARVLDLGCGTGNAIAVAARAFPASRFTGLDINPGVVEQAKEIGLPNAEFVVGDAAELTADPPYDVITAFDAIHDQDRPDVVLRRIREALHEDSLFFMVDTNFSSHVAKNVGNPLAALCYSISLMYCTTTSLAEGGAALGAMWGTETAREMLADAGFGHVDVLGSPRPQNCIYACRP; encoded by the coding sequence ATGGAGGAAAAGGACTTCGCGGCGCACCTCACCGCGACGATGACCGGCAGCGCGCTCACCATGCTGATCGGCGTCGGTCATCGCACCGGGCTCTTCGAGGCGGCGGCGCGCGGGCCGGCCACCAGCGGCGAACTCGCCGGACGCGCGGGGCTTCAGGAGCGGTACGTCCGCGAATGGCTCGGGGCGATGGTCACCGGTGGCATCTTCACCCTCGAAGCAGGGCAGTACGCCTTCCCACCCGAGCACGCGAAGTTCCTGCTCGGCGAGACGGCGTCGAACCTCATGCCGTCCTTGCTGACGCTGTCCGCGTTCACCGGCATCCTCCCCGACCTGGAACGCGCGTTCGCCGAAGGCGGCGGCGTCCCGAGGTCGGCGTACGGGCCCCACCTCGAAACTCTCGGCGCGAAGACCGGCGACAGCTGGAAGCACGTCTACCGCGAACACCTCGTGGACGGCTTCTTCGGCGCGGTCCCCGGCCTGAAGGAGCGGCTGACAGCCGGGGCGCGCGTGCTCGACCTCGGCTGCGGCACCGGGAACGCCATCGCCGTCGCCGCCCGCGCGTTCCCCGCGTCGCGGTTCACCGGCCTCGACATCAACCCCGGCGTCGTCGAGCAGGCAAAGGAGATCGGGCTGCCGAACGCCGAATTCGTCGTCGGGGACGCCGCCGAGCTGACCGCCGACCCGCCCTACGACGTGATCACGGCGTTCGACGCGATCCACGACCAGGACCGCCCGGACGTCGTGCTGCGCCGGATCCGCGAAGCGCTGCACGAAGACAGCCTGTTCTTCATGGTGGACACCAACTTCTCCAGCCACGTGGCGAAGAACGTCGGCAACCCGCTGGCGGCGCTCTGCTACTCGATCAGCCTGATGTACTGCACGACGACGTCGCTGGCCGAGGGCGGCGCCGCGCTCGGCGCCATGTGGGGCACCGAAACGGCACGGGAAATGCTCGCGGACGCGGGGTTCGGGCACGTCGACGTGCTCGGGTCCCCGCGTCCGCAGAACTGCATCTACGCCTGCCGGCCGTGA
- a CDS encoding YeiH family protein: protein MALTSAKPLLPGLAITAAGVAAAYALSSVWPVAGALTVAVVLGIVVGSTPALTDEHRTAIARITKRLLRAGVVLLGLQLALPTVLALGPGTLAAVVLTVAVTFLGTLGLGRLVRVPRSLALLVATGFSICGASAIAAMEGVVDREDEDVATAVALVTCYGSLALGALPLLAHALGLDATRTGTWAGISVHEVAQVVAAAGPAGAAAVAVAITVKLSRVVLLAPVVALVGAAERTRRGGHAPLVPLFVLGFLAMVAVRTTGLVPAFALDVAKTASTLLLAGALFGLGCGVRLGPLLRGGGRALLLGFLSTLLVLATGFGTLAAFT, encoded by the coding sequence ATGGCACTCACGTCGGCGAAACCGCTCCTCCCCGGCCTCGCGATCACCGCGGCCGGCGTCGCCGCGGCGTACGCGCTCAGTTCGGTTTGGCCGGTCGCGGGCGCCCTGACCGTCGCCGTGGTGCTCGGCATCGTCGTCGGGAGCACGCCGGCGCTCACCGACGAGCACCGGACGGCCATCGCCCGGATCACGAAACGCCTGCTGCGCGCGGGCGTCGTCCTGCTCGGCCTGCAGCTCGCGCTTCCCACGGTGCTCGCGCTCGGCCCCGGCACGCTCGCCGCCGTGGTGCTGACGGTCGCGGTCACCTTCCTCGGCACGCTCGGCCTCGGCCGGCTGGTCCGCGTGCCGCGCAGCCTCGCCCTGCTGGTCGCCACCGGGTTTTCGATCTGCGGAGCCTCGGCGATCGCGGCGATGGAAGGCGTGGTCGACCGCGAAGACGAAGACGTCGCGACGGCCGTCGCCCTCGTCACCTGCTACGGCAGCCTCGCCCTCGGCGCGCTCCCCCTGCTCGCCCACGCGCTCGGGCTGGACGCGACCAGGACCGGCACCTGGGCCGGGATCTCGGTGCACGAGGTCGCGCAGGTCGTTGCGGCCGCCGGACCCGCGGGCGCCGCCGCGGTCGCGGTCGCGATCACGGTGAAGCTGAGCCGCGTCGTCCTGCTCGCGCCGGTGGTCGCGCTCGTCGGCGCCGCCGAACGCACCCGCCGCGGCGGGCACGCGCCCCTCGTCCCGCTGTTCGTCCTCGGGTTCCTGGCCATGGTCGCGGTTCGCACCACGGGGCTCGTCCCGGCGTTCGCGCTCGACGTCGCGAAGACCGCGTCGACGCTCCTGCTCGCCGGCGCGCTGTTCGGGCTCGGCTGCGGCGTCCGGCTCGGCCCGCTGCTGCGCGGCGGCGGCCGGGCGCTGCTCCTGGGTTTCCTGTCCACGCTTCTGGTGCTGGCGACCGGCTTCGGCACCCTGGCTGCGTTCACCTGA
- a CDS encoding sialidase family protein — MKITRLAQGLLAGLLGCAAVAVPAAVGASVASADVASTLVFNKNTEGHDCYRIPTIVKANNGDLLAFAEGRNGGASTCADLGEIDLVMKRSTDGGKTWSALATVIKANGDTKGNPAPIVIPGSNRIVLLSTMQCYTNPSCGRIPRVSISEDNGKTWGAPRVLTTELGFASAPGWLATGPSHGIVLTRGAHAGRIVAGMSYTISGKNTGSLVYSDDQGATWHRGATDTSTSDLMNPQEISVTELKDGRIYAAARNDANSDNKCVSDGTHNRAFAISSDGGATFSSKFAFATDLVTPTVEGSTARMSATDTGGKYNRIVFAAPSTCDRRKELRIHSSFDEGANWTGTADSLLVWGQDAAYSDMVQLSQSSVGVLFEAGPEYHANDTIRYATVTDTALGAPACGGGYGVIDQASLGTAGTVYLSYNASNGQNCVSTMKNDAAGTATATSAFLEVKGSSRITDSGSFSYFAGPVEAAAADKCVQWGGTAGGQTYTSAFEHCG; from the coding sequence GTGAAGATCACCCGACTCGCCCAGGGCCTGCTGGCCGGGCTGCTGGGGTGCGCCGCCGTCGCCGTCCCGGCGGCCGTCGGCGCCTCCGTGGCGTCGGCCGACGTGGCCAGCACGCTGGTGTTCAACAAAAACACCGAGGGACACGACTGTTACCGCATCCCCACCATCGTCAAGGCGAACAACGGCGACCTGCTGGCCTTCGCCGAGGGCCGCAACGGCGGCGCCAGCACGTGCGCCGACCTCGGCGAGATCGATCTCGTGATGAAGCGCTCGACCGACGGCGGCAAGACGTGGAGCGCGCTGGCCACCGTCATCAAGGCGAACGGCGACACGAAGGGCAACCCGGCGCCGATCGTCATCCCGGGCAGCAACCGGATCGTGCTGCTGTCGACGATGCAGTGCTACACCAACCCGTCCTGCGGCCGCATCCCGCGCGTGTCCATCAGCGAGGACAACGGCAAGACGTGGGGTGCGCCGCGGGTGCTGACGACCGAACTCGGGTTCGCAAGCGCGCCCGGCTGGCTGGCCACCGGGCCGTCGCACGGGATCGTGCTGACGCGCGGCGCGCATGCCGGGCGAATCGTCGCGGGGATGAGCTACACGATCAGCGGCAAGAACACCGGTTCCCTGGTCTACAGCGACGACCAGGGCGCGACTTGGCACCGCGGGGCGACCGACACGTCCACGTCGGACCTGATGAACCCGCAGGAGATCAGCGTCACCGAGCTGAAGGACGGTCGGATCTACGCCGCGGCGCGCAACGACGCGAACAGCGACAACAAGTGCGTTTCGGACGGCACGCACAACCGCGCCTTCGCGATCAGCTCCGACGGCGGTGCGACCTTCAGCTCGAAGTTCGCCTTCGCCACCGACCTCGTCACGCCGACCGTCGAAGGCTCGACGGCGCGGATGAGCGCCACCGACACCGGGGGCAAGTACAACCGGATCGTGTTCGCCGCACCGTCCACTTGCGACCGTCGCAAGGAGCTGCGGATCCACTCGTCCTTCGACGAAGGCGCCAACTGGACGGGCACCGCGGACAGCCTGCTCGTGTGGGGCCAGGACGCGGCCTACTCGGACATGGTGCAGCTGTCGCAGTCGTCGGTCGGCGTGCTGTTCGAAGCGGGGCCGGAGTACCACGCCAACGACACGATCCGCTACGCCACGGTCACCGACACCGCGCTCGGCGCTCCGGCCTGCGGCGGCGGGTACGGCGTGATCGACCAGGCATCGCTCGGCACGGCGGGCACGGTCTACCTGTCGTACAACGCTTCGAACGGCCAGAACTGCGTCAGCACGATGAAGAACGACGCGGCCGGGACGGCCACGGCGACGTCGGCCTTCCTGGAGGTCAAGGGATCCTCGCGGATCACCGACTCGGGGTCGTTCTCGTACTTCGCGGGCCCGGTCGAGGCAGCGGCGGCGGACAAGTGCGTCCAGTGGGGCGGCACCGCGGGCGGCCAGACGTACACGAGCGCATTCGAACACTGCGGCTGA
- a CDS encoding M14 family zinc carboxypeptidase — translation MASRSLSRLALAATGVVLSALLGGTAAAQPADTPVFWRVPATAAQAQALAAAGFDVEEGDAGAAYVVGGQAVANRLLALGYRPSFFDTVYKELPAQANSLAADTFYGGYRTVTAHENHLTAVAAAHPDLATKYTIGQSWKKTQGQGGHDVQAICLTKKQAGDCTLSTASPKPKLFLMAQIHARELSTGELAWRWIDYLADGYATDATAKSILDTTEVWVVPIANPDGVDIVASGGNSPKLQRKNADNTRGGCTGTNIGIDLNRNSTFKWGGDSNSPCAETYQGASAGSEPETQALEKLARAIFPDQRGTGNNDPAPSTAKGTMITLHSYGNDIIIPWGFTQATSPNDAQYRKLGAKYAASNGYLVGTNEETVGYDTSGTTDDFTYGELGVASVTFEVGGSSGTCGGFLPRYTCVDSTFWPKNKGAFITAAKAAAAPYQQ, via the coding sequence ATGGCGTCAAGGTCCCTGTCCCGGCTCGCACTGGCGGCGACCGGTGTCGTGCTGTCCGCGCTGCTCGGCGGCACCGCGGCCGCACAGCCCGCCGACACTCCCGTGTTCTGGCGTGTCCCGGCCACCGCCGCCCAGGCACAGGCCCTGGCCGCGGCCGGGTTCGACGTCGAGGAAGGGGACGCCGGCGCCGCCTACGTCGTCGGCGGCCAGGCCGTCGCGAACCGGCTGCTTGCCCTGGGCTACCGCCCCTCGTTCTTCGACACCGTCTACAAGGAACTCCCCGCGCAGGCGAACTCCCTGGCGGCCGACACCTTCTACGGCGGGTACCGCACCGTCACGGCGCACGAGAACCACCTCACCGCCGTCGCCGCCGCGCACCCCGACCTGGCCACGAAGTACACGATCGGCCAGTCGTGGAAGAAGACCCAGGGCCAGGGCGGTCACGACGTCCAGGCCATCTGCCTCACCAAGAAGCAGGCCGGCGACTGCACGCTCTCGACGGCGTCGCCGAAGCCGAAGCTCTTCCTGATGGCCCAGATCCACGCGCGCGAGCTGTCGACCGGGGAGCTCGCCTGGCGCTGGATCGACTACCTCGCCGACGGCTACGCCACCGACGCCACCGCGAAGTCCATTTTGGACACCACCGAGGTGTGGGTGGTGCCGATCGCCAACCCGGACGGCGTCGACATCGTCGCCTCGGGCGGCAACTCGCCGAAGCTGCAGCGCAAGAACGCCGACAACACCCGCGGCGGCTGCACCGGCACGAACATCGGCATCGACCTCAACCGCAACTCGACGTTCAAGTGGGGCGGTGACTCCAACTCCCCCTGCGCCGAGACCTACCAGGGCGCGAGCGCCGGCTCCGAACCCGAGACGCAGGCGCTGGAGAAGCTGGCCCGCGCGATCTTCCCGGACCAGCGCGGCACCGGGAACAACGACCCGGCGCCGTCGACCGCCAAGGGCACGATGATCACGCTGCACAGCTACGGCAACGACATCATCATCCCCTGGGGCTTCACGCAGGCCACCTCCCCGAACGACGCGCAGTACCGCAAGCTCGGCGCGAAGTACGCGGCGTCCAACGGCTACCTGGTCGGCACCAACGAGGAGACCGTCGGCTACGACACGAGCGGCACCACCGACGACTTCACCTACGGCGAACTGGGCGTCGCCAGCGTGACGTTCGAAGTCGGCGGCTCGAGCGGCACCTGCGGCGGCTTCCTGCCCCGCTACACCTGCGTCGACAGCACGTTCTGGCCGAAGAACAAGGGCGCGTTCATCACGGCGGCGAAGGCCGCGGCGGCGCCGTACCAGCAGTGA